A single window of Qipengyuania sediminis DNA harbors:
- a CDS encoding sensor histidine kinase, which translates to MSVHAEHYLATGRVDREGRLTEAGEPLARLQADCGGRLGGPLAIPELRALVDRAKDLRLALSRSFTAVGEGARIEAWADVRPLGDGEGGCTIGIQSWQCEPSTSSDEDRQLARIRREMARSLPEFSARLDPEQRVLAVETTASDLVLLSQRMAGGAGRPWTDFVTLTGTIQDQPLHWRLLDGAACAVAGSARRWTAWLEPLGRAEPGSAGFLLTLVTDQAAPVPEPAPDTERRTAPSLGEELAPALRQPINRVLTQAETIRSKLAGPLPDIYAGYAGDIVDAGEHLTALIEDIADLEGVEDSAFSVEPTRIDLGEAARQACGILGVRAHERGITLVPPPAGESQWARGEFRRVVQVLINLVGNAIAYSPRDSQVWVRLDREGRTASVCVADQGRGLNAAEQARVFDKFERLGRSDAAGSGLGLYISARLARAMEGDLTVESAPGQGARFTLTLPAA; encoded by the coding sequence ATGAGCGTGCACGCCGAACACTATCTCGCGACCGGGCGCGTCGACCGGGAAGGCCGGCTGACGGAGGCGGGCGAGCCTCTAGCGCGCTTGCAGGCGGATTGCGGCGGGCGTCTTGGCGGTCCGCTGGCCATCCCCGAATTGCGTGCGCTGGTAGATCGGGCAAAGGATCTGCGCCTCGCCCTCTCCCGATCCTTCACTGCCGTGGGCGAAGGCGCGCGGATCGAGGCCTGGGCGGATGTCCGCCCTTTGGGCGATGGCGAAGGGGGCTGCACGATCGGGATTCAGAGCTGGCAGTGCGAGCCGTCCACCAGCAGCGATGAGGACCGCCAGCTGGCACGTATCCGCCGCGAAATGGCGCGCAGCCTGCCGGAATTCTCCGCCCGGCTCGATCCCGAGCAGCGGGTCCTGGCGGTGGAGACGACGGCATCCGATCTGGTGCTGCTGTCGCAACGCATGGCGGGCGGGGCGGGGCGGCCATGGACCGACTTCGTGACATTGACCGGCACCATTCAGGATCAGCCGCTGCACTGGCGGCTGCTCGATGGCGCTGCCTGTGCGGTCGCGGGCTCAGCGCGGCGCTGGACCGCCTGGCTCGAGCCCCTGGGACGCGCCGAACCGGGAAGCGCCGGCTTCCTACTCACGCTGGTCACGGACCAGGCCGCGCCGGTGCCCGAGCCCGCCCCGGACACCGAGCGCCGTACCGCGCCCTCGCTCGGCGAAGAGCTCGCCCCGGCGCTGCGGCAGCCCATCAATCGCGTGCTGACGCAAGCGGAGACGATCCGCTCCAAGCTCGCCGGGCCGCTCCCCGACATCTATGCGGGCTACGCCGGCGACATCGTCGACGCGGGCGAGCACCTTACCGCGCTGATCGAGGATATCGCCGATCTCGAAGGGGTGGAGGACAGCGCCTTCTCGGTCGAGCCGACGCGCATCGATCTTGGCGAAGCGGCGCGCCAGGCCTGCGGAATTCTCGGCGTCCGCGCGCATGAACGCGGCATCACGCTGGTGCCGCCGCCCGCGGGCGAAAGCCAATGGGCGCGCGGCGAGTTTCGCCGCGTCGTGCAGGTGCTGATCAATCTCGTCGGCAATGCCATCGCTTATTCGCCGCGCGACAGCCAGGTCTGGGTGCGTCTCGATCGCGAGGGACGCACGGCGAGCGTCTGTGTTGCCGACCAGGGGCGCGGGCTCAATGCCGCGGAGCAGGCGCGCGTTTTCGACAAGTTCGAACGGCTCGGCCGCAGCGACGCGGCGGGGAGCGGGCTCGGCCTTTACATCTCCGCCCGGCTGGCCCGCGCGATGGAAGGCGATCTGACGGTCGAAAGCGCGCCGGGACAGGGTGCGCGTTTCACGCTGACGCTGCCCGCCGCGTGA
- a CDS encoding LPXTG cell wall anchor domain-containing protein produces MGIIRQVIGVAALLVGALWLGQGLGLVRWPETSFMIDQSMWAILGAVLIALGLLLLFRRRRL; encoded by the coding sequence ATGGGTATCATAAGGCAGGTCATCGGCGTTGCCGCGCTGCTCGTCGGCGCGCTGTGGCTGGGTCAGGGGCTTGGACTGGTGCGCTGGCCCGAAACCAGCTTCATGATCGACCAGAGCATGTGGGCGATCCTGGGCGCCGTCCTCATTGCCCTTGGGCTGCTGCTGCTGTTCCGGCGCCGCCGGCTCTAG